Proteins from a single region of Paraglaciecola sp. T6c:
- a CDS encoding ABC transporter permease, which translates to MTAVIKRNKWEIWRDVIFALFTREIRTGFNDKFGLSWAVINPVVFIFVLSFIRGRLGGGETHTMPTFTFMAIGILFIQCFLQTMGGSARAISKNKALFAFRQVQPISAVIAGALFQMLVKIFVIAGILVIMYFMGMDIQVSDPLLFLACFILLWIFAVAVGLIFGIAEMFISELGKVRELLTRPMFFISGVFFSLQDFPQEYWHYLDWNPILHAIELARYSAYSTYGIEGVSMSFLAGCVLSFSFLALALYQVSWKQAISR; encoded by the coding sequence ATGACAGCTGTAATAAAAAGAAATAAGTGGGAAATATGGCGTGATGTAATCTTTGCGCTCTTCACCCGTGAAATACGTACTGGGTTTAATGATAAATTTGGCTTGAGTTGGGCTGTTATTAATCCTGTCGTGTTCATATTTGTTTTGTCATTCATTCGAGGGCGTCTCGGTGGAGGTGAAACTCATACGATGCCAACGTTCACGTTTATGGCTATCGGGATCCTATTTATTCAATGTTTTTTGCAGACCATGGGTGGTTCAGCAAGGGCAATTAGCAAAAATAAAGCCTTATTTGCATTCAGGCAAGTTCAACCTATAAGTGCTGTTATCGCCGGTGCCTTATTCCAGATGCTGGTAAAAATATTCGTTATCGCTGGTATCCTAGTCATCATGTACTTCATGGGTATGGATATTCAGGTTTCTGATCCTTTATTATTTTTAGCGTGTTTCATTTTGCTATGGATTTTCGCTGTGGCGGTCGGTTTGATATTTGGTATTGCAGAGATGTTCATTTCTGAGTTGGGAAAAGTCAGGGAGTTACTTACCCGACCGATGTTTTTCATTTCGGGCGTCTTCTTTTCATTGCAGGATTTTCCGCAAGAATACTGGCATTACCTCGATTGGAATCCCATTCTGCATGCTATCGAATTAGCCCGCTATTCTGCTTATTCCACCTATGGAATTGAAGGGGTGAGTATGTCGTTTCTAGCAGGGTGTGTGTTAAGTTTTAGCTTCCTTGCTCTGGCGCTTTATCAAGTATCTTGGAAGCAGGCAATCAGTCGATGA
- a CDS encoding polysaccharide biosynthesis/export family protein, producing the protein MKKFSNFLSISLATISLVFIVTASAQQNISEEQLRQAQVAAGANQQVDISQYIQSSGNSTGRGSQVNLPNRSVSSVSSLQEKSLPPPYGANLFDGGFESERSDGLNSAYLVAPGDKLSIQMWGAVTRSDVITVDNQGNLFIPDVGPIKVKDVSASQINNVVTRKIKSIYTNNVNVYVNLLTATPISVFVAGPVSRPGQYAGLASDSLLFFLKRAGGIDSYRGSYRSIKVLRNDRVIIEYDLYDFLKQGKLEAFSFKDEDVIFVEEQGPMVTVEGAARYPFRFELKDEKAQGRDLMYYARPLSKSSHVAVTGNRENGFVSVYLPIDNFSQFAMSDGDTVLFNDDIRPQVISVQISGSYEGPSFYTVEKDTRLLDLLSHIEVDPKQANYGAIYIKRQSVVQQQKALLEESLQRLERSIFTAPASSSGEAGIRAQEAQLVTQFVARARSVVPLGKVIVSENGKVANIRLEQGDEIVIPAQTDLIQVSGEVLMPQAIVYNPNATLTDYVAWSGGFSDRADDERIAIVHANGLTDFMASDNEIWFSEERKNKLAPGDQILVLPKVDTKLMQTIKDVTQIVYQIAIAANVARD; encoded by the coding sequence ATGAAGAAATTCTCTAACTTTTTATCAATTAGCCTTGCGACTATATCACTAGTATTCATTGTTACAGCAAGCGCTCAGCAAAATATTTCCGAAGAACAGTTACGCCAAGCCCAAGTGGCTGCTGGGGCCAATCAACAAGTCGATATATCTCAATATATACAGTCAAGTGGTAATAGTACTGGTAGAGGTTCACAAGTTAATCTACCTAATCGTAGCGTCTCGTCGGTTTCCTCTCTCCAGGAAAAAAGTCTACCCCCTCCTTATGGCGCAAATTTATTTGACGGCGGTTTCGAATCCGAGCGAAGTGATGGACTGAACAGTGCTTATTTAGTGGCACCAGGTGACAAGTTATCTATTCAAATGTGGGGGGCGGTAACCCGCTCTGACGTTATTACAGTGGATAATCAAGGGAATCTTTTTATTCCAGATGTAGGGCCAATCAAAGTCAAGGATGTTTCTGCCAGTCAAATCAATAATGTCGTCACTCGAAAGATTAAGTCTATTTATACAAATAATGTGAATGTCTATGTCAACCTATTAACCGCCACGCCTATCAGTGTATTTGTCGCAGGGCCTGTCAGCAGACCTGGCCAATATGCGGGGTTAGCATCTGACTCTCTGTTATTTTTCCTTAAGAGAGCCGGTGGTATTGATTCGTATCGGGGCAGCTACCGCAGTATTAAAGTGTTGCGTAATGATCGCGTCATTATTGAATACGATCTTTACGATTTTTTGAAACAGGGGAAACTAGAGGCTTTTTCTTTTAAAGATGAGGATGTCATTTTTGTAGAAGAACAAGGGCCTATGGTGACTGTTGAAGGTGCGGCAAGGTACCCGTTTAGATTTGAACTGAAAGATGAAAAAGCACAGGGGCGAGACCTTATGTATTACGCCCGCCCTTTAAGTAAGTCGAGCCATGTCGCTGTGACGGGTAATCGAGAAAATGGATTCGTGTCGGTTTACTTACCCATTGATAACTTTTCTCAGTTTGCTATGTCTGATGGTGATACTGTCTTGTTTAATGATGATATTCGACCTCAGGTCATCAGTGTACAAATTTCGGGAAGTTATGAAGGACCGTCGTTTTATACCGTAGAGAAAGATACTCGTCTGTTAGACTTACTTAGTCATATTGAAGTTGATCCTAAACAAGCGAATTATGGTGCGATTTACATAAAGCGGCAAAGTGTAGTGCAGCAACAAAAAGCACTTCTCGAAGAGTCACTACAACGTTTAGAACGTAGTATTTTCACTGCGCCCGCTTCTAGCAGCGGCGAAGCTGGGATCAGAGCACAAGAAGCGCAGTTAGTAACTCAGTTTGTGGCTAGAGCGCGCAGCGTTGTCCCTCTCGGCAAAGTCATCGTTTCGGAAAATGGTAAAGTTGCCAACATACGTCTTGAGCAAGGTGACGAGATTGTCATCCCAGCACAAACCGACCTTATCCAAGTGTCGGGCGAGGTCTTAATGCCTCAAGCCATCGTATACAATCCCAATGCAACGTTAACTGATTATGTAGCTTGGTCGGGAGGTTTTAGTGACAGAGCCGATGATGAACGTATAGCAATTGTGCACGCGAATGGTTTAACTGATTTTATGGCAAGTGACAATGAGATATGGTTCAGCGAAGAGCGCAAAAATAAGCTAGCGCCTGGGGATCAAATTTTAGTACTGCCAAAAGTAGACACTAAATTAATGCAAACTATAAAAGACGTGACTCAGATTGTATATCAAATTGCTATTGCCGCTAATGTAGCCAGAGATTAA
- the wecA gene encoding UDP-N-acetylglucosamine--undecaprenyl-phosphate N-acetylglucosaminephosphotransferase produces the protein MLAHLEFFPIFTAFFVAFILLIVMTPMAHHLGLVDEPNQRKHHGDTVPLTGGVAIFMAVLIASFVTDVWLKNGAQFFTAAAFIVLLGMLDDRFDLSPKGRLLCQFAVAAIMAWSAQNHISSVGDILGTGSSDLGMFGYFFTLICVVGVINAFNMIDGIDGLAGGMSLVVLSGVVFLLIFSNNSSAIMGPMLIIAAIVPFLAFNLSWKGFKGNKIFMGDSGSMFVGLTIVWLMVDYTQGSSPAMRPITAVWIIGLPLMDMAAIMYRRARKGQSMLRPDRQHLHNIFMRAGLSSRRALAAILLLGCGYAAIGILGEMFNVAESVMFGSFILLLFVYSFVIQNIWTILRFVRDRNTN, from the coding sequence ATGTTAGCTCATCTGGAATTTTTTCCAATTTTTACGGCATTCTTTGTCGCTTTCATTTTACTTATCGTTATGACCCCTATGGCGCATCACTTGGGTTTGGTTGACGAACCAAATCAGCGCAAACATCATGGTGATACTGTGCCACTTACCGGTGGTGTGGCTATTTTTATGGCGGTGCTTATCGCGAGTTTCGTAACTGACGTCTGGCTGAAAAATGGGGCACAGTTTTTTACTGCGGCAGCATTCATTGTTTTACTTGGCATGCTAGACGACAGGTTTGATTTAAGTCCCAAAGGCCGATTACTTTGCCAGTTTGCTGTCGCGGCTATAATGGCGTGGAGTGCGCAGAATCATATAAGCTCAGTGGGCGATATATTAGGAACAGGAAGTTCAGATTTAGGGATGTTTGGCTATTTCTTCACGCTTATTTGTGTTGTGGGGGTTATTAATGCTTTTAATATGATCGATGGGATTGATGGGCTGGCAGGTGGAATGAGCCTAGTTGTATTAAGTGGCGTCGTCTTCTTACTGATATTCTCAAATAACAGCAGTGCCATTATGGGACCAATGCTTATTATCGCCGCGATTGTTCCTTTCCTTGCATTCAACCTCAGCTGGAAAGGCTTTAAAGGCAATAAGATATTTATGGGGGACAGTGGAAGTATGTTCGTTGGGTTAACCATAGTATGGTTAATGGTTGATTATACGCAGGGAAGTAGCCCGGCTATGCGCCCCATTACAGCGGTTTGGATTATTGGTCTACCGTTGATGGATATGGCGGCAATCATGTACCGTCGAGCACGTAAAGGGCAATCGATGTTACGCCCCGATCGTCAACACCTACACAATATTTTTATGCGAGCAGGACTTTCATCTCGCCGAGCACTAGCGGCTATTTTATTGCTTGGTTGTGGTTATGCAGCTATCGGTATCCTAGGTGAAATGTTTAATGTGGCCGAGTCGGTGATGTTCGGTAGTTTTATCCTATTATTGTTCGTCTACAGTTTTGTAATTCAAAATATTTGGACAATTCTACGCTTTGTCCGTGATCGGAACACTAATTAA
- a CDS encoding peptide MFS transporter → MTTKTKDFLGQPGGLSTLFFTEMWERMSYYGMRALLVLFMTASIQEGGLVITVASATAIYGLYTGAVYFMGLPGGWIADRLIGGQRAVWYGGVIIMCGHIVLAIPNNSTFFVGLVLVVLGTGLLKPNIGAMVGQLYADDDDRRDSGYTLYYLGINLGSIIGYIVCGYLQVEMGWHWAFGAAAIGMGIGLIQYRMTIHKLDGAGAQPMVAMSATATKRSWQVIAVAMIGLAVVTYLMISGQLSFDPVTMAQYVAIAITVVFLAYYAGVFFFGNLDANEKRSLGALFLVCLASIFFWTGFEQAGSSLNLFGRDYTERMLGDFEIPTAWFQSANSFFIIILSPFFAALWINLAKRMLTPSYGLKCAVGLIIMATGFLVMFFAAQAAATGLRVAPYWLVATYFLHTVGELCLSPVALAAVSKLSPKRFAGQMMGVFVLTYSIGNVIAGLLAGNFDPNKVEDMPNLYLQISLFTIAIGIVIFLLSFKTKAWEKLAENKRA, encoded by the coding sequence ATGACAACAAAAACAAAAGATTTTTTAGGCCAACCAGGGGGCCTTTCTACCCTATTCTTCACCGAGATGTGGGAGCGCATGAGCTACTACGGCATGCGCGCATTATTAGTACTCTTCATGACCGCCAGTATTCAAGAAGGCGGTTTAGTGATTACGGTAGCATCCGCTACTGCGATTTACGGCTTATACACCGGCGCAGTTTATTTTATGGGTTTGCCCGGCGGCTGGATAGCCGATCGCCTAATTGGCGGACAGCGAGCTGTTTGGTACGGCGGTGTGATCATCATGTGTGGTCACATAGTGTTGGCGATTCCTAACAACTCAACCTTCTTCGTTGGCTTAGTGTTAGTCGTCTTAGGCACAGGCTTACTTAAGCCAAATATCGGCGCTATGGTCGGTCAACTGTATGCAGATGACGACGATCGTCGTGATAGTGGGTACACACTTTATTATCTAGGTATCAACCTAGGTTCAATCATTGGTTACATCGTATGTGGTTACCTGCAGGTTGAAATGGGCTGGCATTGGGCTTTTGGTGCAGCAGCCATTGGTATGGGTATTGGCTTAATTCAATATCGCATGACCATTCACAAATTAGACGGCGCTGGTGCACAACCTATGGTGGCGATGTCTGCGACCGCCACTAAGCGTTCTTGGCAAGTCATTGCTGTTGCCATGATCGGATTAGCCGTTGTAACGTATTTGATGATCAGCGGTCAGCTTAGTTTTGACCCTGTTACCATGGCGCAGTACGTGGCTATTGCAATTACTGTGGTGTTCTTGGCTTATTATGCCGGTGTGTTCTTTTTTGGTAATTTGGATGCAAATGAGAAACGCAGCTTAGGTGCGCTTTTCTTGGTATGCTTAGCCTCTATCTTTTTTTGGACCGGCTTTGAGCAAGCAGGCTCGTCGCTAAACTTGTTTGGCCGTGATTATACTGAGCGTATGTTAGGCGATTTCGAGATCCCAACAGCTTGGTTCCAATCCGCTAACTCGTTCTTCATCATTATTTTATCACCGTTTTTCGCGGCTTTATGGATAAACCTAGCCAAGCGCATGCTGACGCCATCATACGGCCTTAAATGTGCTGTCGGCTTAATTATTATGGCAACGGGTTTCTTGGTCATGTTCTTTGCAGCCCAAGCTGCTGCGACGGGCTTGCGCGTTGCACCCTATTGGTTAGTCGCTACTTACTTCTTACATACCGTAGGTGAATTATGCTTAAGCCCTGTTGCATTAGCTGCCGTAAGTAAGCTTTCTCCTAAGCGTTTTGCTGGTCAAATGATGGGTGTTTTCGTATTAACTTATTCAATCGGGAACGTCATAGCCGGTCTGTTGGCAGGTAACTTCGATCCGAATAAAGTAGAAGATATGCCTAACCTGTATTTGCAAATTAGTTTATTCACCATTGCCATCGGTATTGTCATTTTCTTGCTGAGCTTTAAAACCAAAGCATGGGAAAAGCTTGCTGAGAACAAGCGAGCATAA
- a CDS encoding DUF6170 family protein, protein MKIYFSSRDIPSITHLPLTERLAAIQIAQNKLTGPEKLLLNVLKLAVLLPIFILIFRSTESWYSLLWAALVAALYPLVLRPIQYSLCAKYIPQIDHQGE, encoded by the coding sequence ATGAAAATCTATTTTTCGTCTAGAGACATTCCGAGTATTACCCATTTGCCGTTGACTGAGCGGTTAGCCGCCATTCAAATTGCTCAAAATAAACTAACAGGACCTGAAAAGCTCCTGCTCAACGTTTTAAAGTTAGCGGTGCTCTTGCCTATATTCATCCTAATATTTAGAAGCACTGAAAGCTGGTATTCACTGCTTTGGGCGGCACTGGTAGCTGCCCTTTACCCCTTAGTGCTTAGACCAATACAATATAGTCTGTGCGCGAAATACATTCCCCAAATTGACCACCAAGGAGAGTAA
- the galE gene encoding UDP-glucose 4-epimerase GalE: protein MQTILVTGGAGYIGSHTVLQLLENNDKVVVLDNLCNSSKEALARVEELTGKQVTFVEGDIRDANVLDTLFTSHSIDSVIHFAGLKAVGESVEKPLMYYDNNVYGTLVLCESMAKHNVKSLVFSSSATVYGDPVELPLHEGLPTGQPTNPYGQSKLMVELVLRDLYKSDNSWNIAVLRYFNPAGAHPSGRIGEDPNGIPNNLMPFITQVATGKREFLSVFGNDYDTPDGTGVRDYIHVEDLAAGHLKALDKLQSDVGLVTYNLGTGQGYSVVDMVKEFEKQSGQTIAYKFVPRREGDVAACYADPKLASEALGWKAEKGLADMCRDSWNWQSNNPNGYK from the coding sequence ATGCAAACAATTTTAGTAACAGGCGGCGCTGGCTACATTGGCAGCCACACGGTTTTACAATTGCTGGAAAACAACGATAAGGTCGTTGTTCTCGATAACCTATGTAACTCTTCAAAAGAGGCGTTAGCTCGCGTAGAAGAGCTAACCGGCAAGCAAGTAACGTTTGTAGAGGGGGATATTCGTGATGCCAATGTGCTCGATACGCTATTTACCTCTCACAGCATTGATTCGGTTATACACTTTGCTGGGCTAAAAGCGGTCGGTGAATCGGTTGAAAAGCCATTGATGTATTACGATAACAACGTTTACGGTACCCTGGTGTTATGTGAATCTATGGCTAAGCACAATGTGAAAAGCTTGGTCTTTAGCTCTTCTGCTACGGTTTATGGCGATCCCGTTGAATTACCTCTGCATGAAGGATTACCCACTGGGCAACCTACGAACCCATACGGTCAATCCAAGTTAATGGTGGAATTGGTATTGCGGGATTTGTATAAGTCTGACAACAGTTGGAACATTGCTGTGCTGCGTTACTTCAATCCAGCAGGGGCGCATCCTTCAGGGCGTATAGGGGAAGATCCAAACGGTATTCCTAACAATTTGATGCCGTTTATCACCCAAGTGGCGACAGGTAAACGTGAATTCCTGTCAGTTTTCGGTAATGACTACGACACACCTGATGGCACTGGGGTACGTGATTACATTCACGTAGAAGATTTAGCCGCTGGCCATCTTAAGGCGCTAGACAAGCTACAAAGTGATGTTGGCTTAGTGACTTACAACTTAGGTACGGGCCAAGGCTATAGCGTAGTCGACATGGTGAAAGAGTTTGAAAAGCAAAGCGGGCAAACCATTGCTTATAAATTCGTACCTCGCCGTGAAGGTGACGTAGCAGCTTGCTATGCGGACCCAAAACTTGCCAGCGAAGCTTTAGGCTGGAAGGCAGAAAAAGGGTTGGCCGATATGTGCCGCGATTCTTGGAATTGGCAATCGAATAATCCGAACGGTTATAAGTAA
- a CDS encoding MlaA family lipoprotein — protein MNKLKIGSLFFVLLTLGGCASSNSADEQAQEYNDPKDPFESVNRTFWDFNYDILDNYVLRPVTVVYVDYTPQFARTGLFNAALNLEEPSNSLNNLLQGKPDGMLISIGRFLLNSTVGLLGTIDVATELGLVRNEEEFGETLGKWGVGTGPYLMIPALGPNDIRSGVGDIVDTSYTPLDALNFYFSAFRTGIKVLESRATLMSQEQQLEQSADPYSFVKNAYFQNLEFKVKDGQVEKTQEEEALEDDIDAYLNSLE, from the coding sequence GTGAATAAACTAAAAATAGGCTCGCTATTTTTTGTGTTATTGACCTTGGGCGGCTGTGCGTCAAGTAACAGCGCAGACGAACAAGCGCAGGAATATAACGACCCGAAAGATCCGTTTGAATCCGTTAACCGTACCTTTTGGGATTTTAACTACGACATTCTTGATAACTACGTGCTACGGCCAGTAACCGTGGTTTATGTTGATTACACGCCGCAATTTGCTCGTACTGGGTTATTCAACGCGGCGCTGAATCTTGAAGAGCCTTCCAACTCTTTGAACAACTTATTGCAAGGCAAGCCTGATGGCATGTTAATCAGTATTGGCCGTTTCTTGTTAAATTCGACTGTAGGGCTTTTGGGTACGATAGATGTAGCAACCGAATTAGGTCTTGTTCGCAATGAAGAAGAGTTTGGTGAAACATTAGGTAAGTGGGGCGTTGGGACAGGCCCTTACTTGATGATACCTGCCTTAGGACCTAACGACATCCGAAGTGGAGTAGGGGACATTGTAGATACTTCCTATACCCCGCTAGATGCGCTTAACTTTTACTTTTCTGCTTTTAGAACGGGTATTAAAGTACTTGAGAGTCGTGCGACGTTGATGTCTCAAGAGCAGCAGCTTGAGCAATCTGCCGATCCTTACAGCTTCGTTAAAAATGCATATTTCCAAAACTTAGAGTTTAAAGTAAAAGACGGCCAAGTGGAAAAAACACAAGAAGAAGAAGCCCTTGAAGATGATATTGATGCGTACTTGAATAGCCTTGAATAG
- the ccmI gene encoding c-type cytochrome biogenesis protein CcmI, which yields MSVFWITGIVLLLVAAGFVVFPWLVEGRKRQDTLTNTRLIRQRLIELEREEHEGLLSHEDRLETEKDLKIALLDEQDSQAQNATSARGVLLIGGLLSVVTVAVLYFQVNNVSALNNWQDAKAQLPELAERIVTQGDASVTEEDLQQFALGLRTKLTSSENDAIGWTLLGRVYVATNRVESAMDAFERALAIEPDNVETLASYSQMLLMVNQESYLAQAKVYLNRILQLDPQNTGALGMLAMAATQQGDKELAIETWQRLKAFVPKEAPIYQSIEAQIAQLQGNAAVTPESLIKQEPLAGVVPSADKNSSAAEPDSVPVMVSVNVTLDKPLTGKIPQDGFLFVYAQDANGGSKMPAAVVKMPMGELPITVELSDANAVMPTLTLSQLSKVRLVAKISQSGNVMKTSGDLQGTLEITLNKSKNEQYTILINEELP from the coding sequence GTGAGCGTATTTTGGATAACGGGGATCGTTTTGTTACTCGTAGCGGCGGGTTTCGTTGTATTTCCCTGGTTAGTAGAAGGGCGAAAACGCCAAGATACATTGACTAATACCCGTTTAATTCGGCAACGCTTGATTGAGCTGGAACGGGAAGAGCACGAAGGCTTGCTAAGTCATGAAGACCGATTAGAAACAGAGAAAGATCTGAAAATTGCTTTACTCGACGAGCAAGACTCACAGGCTCAGAATGCTACCTCCGCTCGCGGTGTATTGCTTATTGGTGGTTTGCTAAGTGTGGTCACAGTCGCTGTATTGTACTTTCAGGTGAACAATGTATCAGCATTGAATAACTGGCAAGATGCCAAAGCACAGCTACCGGAATTGGCTGAGCGCATTGTGACGCAAGGTGACGCCTCAGTCACCGAAGAAGATCTGCAGCAGTTCGCGCTGGGGTTAAGAACTAAGCTTACTAGCAGTGAAAATGATGCCATAGGTTGGACGCTACTTGGCCGTGTATATGTGGCTACTAATCGTGTTGAAAGCGCGATGGATGCCTTTGAGCGAGCACTTGCAATTGAACCTGACAATGTCGAAACGCTAGCCAGTTACAGCCAAATGCTATTAATGGTGAATCAAGAAAGTTATCTCGCACAGGCAAAAGTGTATTTGAATCGCATATTACAGTTGGATCCACAAAACACCGGGGCATTGGGTATGTTGGCGATGGCGGCTACCCAACAAGGTGACAAAGAACTAGCAATTGAAACCTGGCAGCGATTAAAAGCATTTGTGCCTAAAGAGGCGCCGATATATCAATCAATCGAAGCGCAAATAGCCCAGTTACAAGGGAATGCCGCAGTCACACCGGAATCGCTGATTAAACAAGAGCCTTTAGCGGGTGTGGTGCCATCAGCAGATAAAAACTCTTCAGCAGCAGAGCCTGATAGCGTGCCTGTAATGGTGAGTGTTAACGTTACCCTAGATAAGCCACTGACTGGTAAAATACCGCAAGACGGCTTTTTGTTTGTTTATGCCCAAGATGCAAATGGTGGCAGCAAAATGCCAGCAGCAGTGGTGAAAATGCCTATGGGCGAATTACCCATTACGGTGGAATTGTCAGATGCGAACGCTGTAATGCCTACGCTAACCTTGTCGCAATTATCAAAGGTGCGGTTAGTGGCTAAAATATCTCAGTCTGGCAATGTCATGAAAACAAGCGGTGATTTACAAGGAACGTTAGAGATAACACTTAATAAATCGAAAAACGAACAATACACGATATTAATCAATGAGGAATTACCGTGA
- a CDS encoding cytochrome c-type biogenesis protein, whose product MIRFKFLILALFTVLSTSIFASEETYQFETDAQSALFFELTKELRCPMCQNQNIADSDAMIAADLRRKVYQLVNEGQSREQIIDYMKQRYGDFVYYQPPVNATTVWLWLLPAFFVCFGIVFVVRSRQQKPVSQDENKLQAAEKLLEEDK is encoded by the coding sequence ATGATACGTTTTAAATTTCTTATCTTGGCACTGTTCACTGTGCTAAGTACCTCAATCTTTGCCAGTGAAGAAACCTACCAGTTTGAAACCGATGCGCAAAGTGCGTTGTTCTTTGAATTAACCAAAGAGCTGCGCTGTCCTATGTGTCAAAACCAAAATATCGCGGATTCAGACGCCATGATTGCTGCTGACCTGCGCCGTAAGGTGTATCAGCTAGTCAATGAAGGGCAATCTCGCGAGCAAATTATTGATTATATGAAGCAGCGTTATGGCGACTTTGTTTATTATCAGCCGCCTGTGAACGCCACTACGGTTTGGTTATGGTTATTGCCGGCGTTTTTTGTCTGTTTCGGCATTGTTTTTGTTGTGCGCAGTCGCCAGCAAAAGCCAGTAAGCCAAGATGAGAATAAGCTGCAAGCCGCGGAAAAGTTGCTGGAGGAAGATAAGTGA
- a CDS encoding redoxin family protein — MRKISLFVLPLILFVGLAIFLFQGLFSNPREHESTLLNKPVPSFVLPDLMDTDLTYTTEVFVGKVTLLNVWGVWCVTCAVEIPFLEQLKNEGKHIVGLYYDQDIDPDFGIKTVERVQQEVEQKLGQLGDPYAYNIFDVKRDLSLDLGVTGAPETFLIDKQGKVRLHHIGDINPRVWQNKFESVYQELIAE; from the coding sequence ATGAGAAAGATTTCGTTATTCGTATTGCCTTTAATTCTGTTTGTGGGCTTAGCGATATTTTTATTTCAAGGGTTGTTTAGTAACCCAAGAGAGCACGAATCAACCTTGTTGAACAAACCCGTTCCGAGTTTTGTATTGCCTGATCTAATGGATACCGATTTAACCTACACCACAGAAGTGTTTGTGGGCAAGGTAACCCTGCTTAACGTGTGGGGCGTGTGGTGCGTTACCTGCGCTGTGGAAATTCCGTTTTTAGAACAGTTAAAAAACGAGGGTAAACACATAGTCGGTTTGTATTACGATCAGGATATTGACCCAGATTTTGGCATTAAAACCGTCGAAAGAGTGCAGCAAGAAGTTGAGCAGAAACTTGGTCAATTAGGTGATCCTTACGCCTACAATATTTTTGATGTAAAGCGTGACCTATCATTAGATTTAGGTGTTACGGGTGCTCCTGAGACTTTCTTAATCGACAAACAAGGTAAAGTGCGTTTACACCACATTGGCGATATTAACCCTAGAGTGTGGCAGAACAAGTTTGAGTCTGTATATCAGGAGTTGATTGCTGAATGA